A single genomic interval of Sander lucioperca isolate FBNREF2018 chromosome 9, SLUC_FBN_1.2, whole genome shotgun sequence harbors:
- the prkab2 gene encoding 5'-AMP-activated protein kinase subunit beta-2 encodes MGNTSDRVSGERHGAKAHRSDSSGSHKDQEPSSKMVDSTDDPNIFNTHGPESKALEEKESDLIEQMNTGPQARPTVIRWAGGGKEVYIAGSFNNWSTKIPLNKSHNDFVAILDLPEGEHQYKFFVDGQWVHDPSEAVVTSQLGTINNLIQVKKSDFEVFDALHVDSLECSDTSDLSSSPPGPYGQEQYSFRPEEHFKAPPILPPHLLQVILNKDTNISCDPALLPEPNHVMLNHLYALSIKDGVMVLSATHRYKKKYVTSLLYKPI; translated from the exons ATGGGCAACACAAGTGACAGGGTGTCTGGAGAACGCCATGGAGCCAAAGCCCACCGCTCGGACAGCAGCGGCAGTCACAAAGACCAAGAACCCAGCAGCAAGATGGTGGACAGCACAGATGACCCCAACATCTTCAACACCCACGGGCCAGAGTCCAAG GCGTTAGAAGAGAAAGAATCCGATCTGATTGAGCAGATGAATACTGGTCCTCAGGCTCGTCCCACGGTCATCCGCTGGGCTGGGGGGGGAAAGGAGGTCTACATAGCCGGTTCCTTTAATAACTGGAGTACCAAGATACCACTAAATAAGag CCATAATGACTTTGTAGCGATCCTGGACCTGCCAGAAGGAGAGCACCAGTACAAGTTTTTTGTAGATGGACAGTGGGTCCACGATCCCTCAGAG GCGGTTGTAACCAGTCAGCTCGGCACCATCAACAACCTGATCCAGGTGAAGAAGTCCGACTTTGAGGTGTTTGACGCCCTGCACGTAGACTCTCTGGAGTGCTCAGACACATCAG aCCTGTCCAGCTCCCCTCCAGGTCCATATGGGCAGGAGCAGTACAGCTTCAGACCTGAGGAGCATTTCAAAGCCCCACCCATCCTCCCTCCTCACCTCCTCCAAGTCATCCTCAACAAGGACACCAATATATCC TGTGACCCCGCCCTGCTGCCTGAACCCAACCACGTCATGCTAAACCACCTTTACGCCCTCTCGATTAAG GATGGAGTAATGGTGCTGAGTGCGACTCACAGATACAAGAAGAAATACGTCACCTCTCTGCTTTACAAGCCTATCTAA